A region of Cucumis melo cultivar AY chromosome 2, USDA_Cmelo_AY_1.0, whole genome shotgun sequence DNA encodes the following proteins:
- the LOC103492131 gene encoding protein DEHYDRATION-INDUCED 19 homolog 3 isoform X2 — protein sequence MDADSWTARLSSASKRYQSALLSRSGLAQHSGMFMGFEELEGDDDIREEFPCPFCSEYLDIVGLCCHIDEEHPIEARNGVCPVCEMRVGVDMVAHISLQHGNIFKVQRKRKSRKGGSHSTLSLLRKELQDGNLQSLFGGSSCLFTSSNAAPDPLLSSFILPLADDYGSVQPHLLAESSSVKSNSQDKAVERSIPSSPLSVQDKEEKTKRCTFVQGLLMSTILDDNL from the exons ATGGATGCTGATTCGTGGACTGCTCGTCTTTCTTCTGCTTCTAAGCGTTACCAATCTGCTCTTCTATCACGATCTGGTTTAG CTCAACATTCAGGTATGTTCATGGGGTTTGAAGAACTTGAAGGGGATGACGATATAAGGGAGGAATTCCCATGCCCATTTTGCTCAGAATATCTTGATATAGTCGGATTATGCTGTCACATTGATGAAGAGCATCCTATTGAGGCTAGGAATGGG GTATGTCCAGTCTGTGAAATGAGGGTGGGAGTTGACATGGTTGCGCATATATCCCTGCAGCATGGAAATATTTTCAAG GTGCAGCGTAAGAGAAAATCTCGTAAAGGTGGTTCACACTCAACACTCTCTTTATTGAGGAAAGAGCTTCAAGATGGAAATTTGCAGTCTCTTTTTGGGGGTTCTTCATGTTTATTTACTTCCTCCAATGCTGCGCCTGACCCATTACTTTCATCATTTATTCTACCGTTGGCTGATGACTATGGCAGTGTTCAACCACACTTGTTGGCTGAATCAAGCTCCGTGAAGAGTAATTCTCAAGACAAAGCAGTAGAACG GAGCATCCCGTCGTCGCCCTTGTCCGTACAAGATaaggaagagaaaacaaaaCGATGCACATTTGTGCAAGGGCTGTTAATGTCGACCATCCTTGATGATAATTTATGA
- the LOC103492131 gene encoding protein DEHYDRATION-INDUCED 19 homolog 3 isoform X3 encodes MDADSWTARLSSASKRYQSALLSRSGLGMFMGFEELEGDDDIREEFPCPFCSEYLDIVGLCCHIDEEHPIEARNGVCPVCEMRVGVDMVAHISLQHGNIFKVQRKRKSRKGGSHSTLSLLRKELQDGNLQSLFGGSSCLFTSSNAAPDPLLSSFILPLADDYGSVQPHLLAESSSVKSNSQDKAVERSIPSSPLSVQDKEEKTKRCTFVQGLLMSTILDDNL; translated from the exons ATGGATGCTGATTCGTGGACTGCTCGTCTTTCTTCTGCTTCTAAGCGTTACCAATCTGCTCTTCTATCACGATCTGGTTTAG GTATGTTCATGGGGTTTGAAGAACTTGAAGGGGATGACGATATAAGGGAGGAATTCCCATGCCCATTTTGCTCAGAATATCTTGATATAGTCGGATTATGCTGTCACATTGATGAAGAGCATCCTATTGAGGCTAGGAATGGG GTATGTCCAGTCTGTGAAATGAGGGTGGGAGTTGACATGGTTGCGCATATATCCCTGCAGCATGGAAATATTTTCAAG GTGCAGCGTAAGAGAAAATCTCGTAAAGGTGGTTCACACTCAACACTCTCTTTATTGAGGAAAGAGCTTCAAGATGGAAATTTGCAGTCTCTTTTTGGGGGTTCTTCATGTTTATTTACTTCCTCCAATGCTGCGCCTGACCCATTACTTTCATCATTTATTCTACCGTTGGCTGATGACTATGGCAGTGTTCAACCACACTTGTTGGCTGAATCAAGCTCCGTGAAGAGTAATTCTCAAGACAAAGCAGTAGAACG GAGCATCCCGTCGTCGCCCTTGTCCGTACAAGATaaggaagagaaaacaaaaCGATGCACATTTGTGCAAGGGCTGTTAATGTCGACCATCCTTGATGATAATTTATGA
- the LOC103492131 gene encoding protein DEHYDRATION-INDUCED 19 homolog 3 isoform X1 produces the protein MDADSWTARLSSASKRYQSALLSRSGLVAQHSGMFMGFEELEGDDDIREEFPCPFCSEYLDIVGLCCHIDEEHPIEARNGVCPVCEMRVGVDMVAHISLQHGNIFKVQRKRKSRKGGSHSTLSLLRKELQDGNLQSLFGGSSCLFTSSNAAPDPLLSSFILPLADDYGSVQPHLLAESSSVKSNSQDKAVERSIPSSPLSVQDKEEKTKRCTFVQGLLMSTILDDNL, from the exons ATGGATGCTGATTCGTGGACTGCTCGTCTTTCTTCTGCTTCTAAGCGTTACCAATCTGCTCTTCTATCACGATCTGGTTTAG TAGCTCAACATTCAGGTATGTTCATGGGGTTTGAAGAACTTGAAGGGGATGACGATATAAGGGAGGAATTCCCATGCCCATTTTGCTCAGAATATCTTGATATAGTCGGATTATGCTGTCACATTGATGAAGAGCATCCTATTGAGGCTAGGAATGGG GTATGTCCAGTCTGTGAAATGAGGGTGGGAGTTGACATGGTTGCGCATATATCCCTGCAGCATGGAAATATTTTCAAG GTGCAGCGTAAGAGAAAATCTCGTAAAGGTGGTTCACACTCAACACTCTCTTTATTGAGGAAAGAGCTTCAAGATGGAAATTTGCAGTCTCTTTTTGGGGGTTCTTCATGTTTATTTACTTCCTCCAATGCTGCGCCTGACCCATTACTTTCATCATTTATTCTACCGTTGGCTGATGACTATGGCAGTGTTCAACCACACTTGTTGGCTGAATCAAGCTCCGTGAAGAGTAATTCTCAAGACAAAGCAGTAGAACG GAGCATCCCGTCGTCGCCCTTGTCCGTACAAGATaaggaagagaaaacaaaaCGATGCACATTTGTGCAAGGGCTGTTAATGTCGACCATCCTTGATGATAATTTATGA